From the genome of Labrus bergylta chromosome 12, fLabBer1.1, whole genome shotgun sequence, one region includes:
- the snphb gene encoding syntaphilin isoform X1, translated as MSAPAPASRRSGLGSRRFNPLKALQPKRRLQQMLASSPVPVPKPASGSGSGTAASGATAPVAIPVPAAPAFDYCRFIELDYVPMETGYMVSMRPTKGLAATKSPTKGYTSTKSPDRHSRSSNSPSTPNSRRTPAQPSNRDPYGNTSLSSSSNSGSCKGSDCSPTKGRHKKYGSCTENHGIRPPPPEQYLTPLQQKEVCIRHLRARLKETITTLQDRDTEIDELRGQLYRMQEDWVEEECHRVEAQLALKEARLEIQQLKQAVDTVRARLSDAGGLSGDVSVQKYFQDINTQNHKLENLLLNMEIAQAGLAKEGEAIPGFRMRVGGSAPASVSGESPGGVPKPAVGGRGSCSCDASPARSLTRSSTYTKLSDQALADRNSNGQDFPCLSGDGTQDSGIVCGESSVPSRADLLLEAAFLSEETASLLNSYTQAFAHSLPIPLPHSLPHTFSQTLPHSFPHNLSHSVPHTMPHSATYDSVCTGERMAPFRCGLGGVGCISHPCLSHHHLYLHPLRETGIQTESCPIPATAGYPSDLDTIAEQRTFRSQACSPTSTWMSDEGEEELDSITTTTSVTTATVMSTATEPIPVSRTPSVPTLPRSATVACSMDSPLCAGKDEVEEEEKQEREKREKELPTPEKQEKTLVIRLAEEGQLSQTTLVKGNEGEAEHEVEEDVSAKGCDLSETSAGIEGNLTFGGCCGEGKLSGTSVANLKLEDMHQESGVSAGTTQVETTEPTPSAPGFSPGTEQPHTSQPRSSASHMELAGVTVVEVHDEDNDEDETEEQSTTGGATAEGGDPSGPGTIEKSYWSRHFLVDLLAVAIPVVPTVAWLCRGPVRGGQPMYHIGSLLRGCCTVALHSLRRGGGLRHYPAGGGDLGGSLI; from the exons ATGTCTGCCCCTGCACCAGCCAGTAGGAGGTCTGGGTTGGGCTCTCGCCG ATTTAACCCTCTGAAGGCGCTGCAGCCAAAACGACGCTTGCAGCAGATGCTTGCGTCCTCGCCCGTCCCGGTGCCGAAGCCGGCGTCGGGTTCTGGGTCGGGGACGGCTGCATCAGGGGCCACGGCGCCAGTGGCCATTCCAGTGCCTGCGGCCCCTGC GTTTGACTATTGCAGGTTCATAGAACTTGACTACGTCCCCATGGAGACAGGCTATATGGTGTCAATGCGCCCGACTAAAGGCCTTGCAGCAACAAAATCGCCGACTAAAGGATACACTTCCACCAAGTCTCCTGATCGCCACAGCCGCTCTTCAAACTCTCCCTCAACCCCTAATTCCCG GCGGACACCAGCCCAGCCCAGTAATAGAGATCCTTATGGCAACACctccctcagcagcagcagcaactcAGGCTCTTGTAAAGGCAGCGACTGCAGCCCAACCAAAGG ACGTCATAAAAAGTATGGTTCATGTACGGAAAACCATGGTATCAGACCCCCACCACCAGAGCAGTACCTTACACCTCTGCAACAGAAAGAGGTGTGTATACGACACCTGCGGGCCAGGCTAAAGGAAACCATCACCACTCTGCAAGACAG GGACACAGAGATAGATGAGCTGAGAGGCCAACTCTACAGGATGCAAGAGGACTGGGTTGAGGAGGAATGTCACCGTGTGGAAGCTCAGCTGGCCCTGAAAGAGGCGCGCCTGGAGATCCAGCAGCTCAAACAGGCTGTGGACACTGTTCGTGCCAGGCTCAGTGATGCTGGGGGGCTAAGTGGGGATGTAAGTGTCCAGAAGTACTTTCAGGACATCAACACCCAAAACCACAAGCTTGAGAACCTTTTGCTCAACATGGAGATAGCCCAGGCTGGATTAGCCAAGGAGGGGGAAGCAATACCAGGCTTTCGGATGCGTGTTGGTGGTTCAGCCCCAGCATCTGTATCAGGTGAAAGTCCAGGGGGTGTACCCAAACCAGCAGTAGGTGGGAGAGGGTCTTGCTCCTGTGATGCTTCCCCAGCCCGTTCTCTGACAAGGAGCTCCACCTACACTAAGCTGAGCGATCAAGCACTGGCGGACCGGAACAGCAATGGCCAAGACTTTCCTTGTCTTTCAGGTGATGGTACCCAGGACAGCGGCATTGTGTGCGGTGAGAGCAGTGTCCCCAGCCGGGCCGACCTGCTGCTGGAAGCTGCTTTCCTTTCTGAGGAAACAGCATCTTTACTCAACTCCTACACACAGGCATTTGCCCACTCTCTGCCCATCCCTCTGCCCCACTCACTGCCTCACACTTTCTCCCAAACCTTACCTCATTCTTTCCCTCACAATTTGTCCCACTCTGTGCCCCACACTATGCCGCATTCCGCTACCTATGACAGTGTGTGCACAGGCGAGCGAATGGCACCTTTTCGCTGCGGCCTGGGTGGAGTAGGCTGTATTAGCCATCCATGCCTGTCTCACCACCACCTCTACCTGCACCCCTTGCGTGAAACAGGCATTCAGACAGAAAGCTGCCCCATTCCTGCAACTGCAGGTTACCCATCTGATCTGGACACTATTGCTGAGCAACGCACTTTCCGCTCCCAGGCCTGCAGCCCCACCTCCACCTGGATGTCtgatgagggggaggaggagttGGACTCAATTACCACTACAACTTCAGTTACCACAGCAACAGTCATGAGCACGGCCACAGAGCCGATTCCAGTGTCCAGAACACCGTCTGTCCCTACCTTGCCCCGGTCTGCAACTGTAGCATGTTCAATGGATAGTCCTCTGTGTGCGGGGAAAGatgaagtggaggaagaggaaaagcaggagagagagaaaagagagaaggagctTCCAACTCCAGAaaagcaggagaaaacattAGTGATCAGACTGGCAGAAGAAGGGCAGCTGTCGCAAACCACCTTGGTGAAAGGCAATGAGGGGGAAGCTGAGCATGAGGTGGAAGAGGATGTTTCAGCAAAAGGTTGTGATTTATCAGAGACATCAGCAGGGATAGAGGGTAATCTAACATTTGGCGGATGCTGTGGAGAAGGCAAACTGAGTGGGACATCAGTTGCAAATCTCAAATTGGAAGACATGCACCAAGAAAGTGGTGTATCAGCAGGAACAACCCAGGTAGAGACAACAGAGCCAACTCCAAGTGCGCCAGGATTCTCGCCAGGCACAGAACAGCCTCACACCTCCCAACCAAGGAGTTCTGCTTCCCACATGGAACTAGCTGGTGTCACTGTAGTCGAGGTCCATGATGAGGACAATGATGAAGATGAAACTGAAGAGCAGAGCACAACAGGGGGCGCCACAGCAGAAGGGGGAGATCCATCTGGTCCTGGGACAATTGAGAAAAGCTACTGGAGTCGACACTTCCTGGTCGATTTGCTAGCAGTGGCCATCCCCGTGGTGCC
- the snphb gene encoding syntaphilin isoform X2, with translation MSAPAPASRRSGLGSRRFDYCRFIELDYVPMETGYMVSMRPTKGLAATKSPTKGYTSTKSPDRHSRSSNSPSTPNSRRTPAQPSNRDPYGNTSLSSSSNSGSCKGSDCSPTKGRHKKYGSCTENHGIRPPPPEQYLTPLQQKEVCIRHLRARLKETITTLQDRDTEIDELRGQLYRMQEDWVEEECHRVEAQLALKEARLEIQQLKQAVDTVRARLSDAGGLSGDVSVQKYFQDINTQNHKLENLLLNMEIAQAGLAKEGEAIPGFRMRVGGSAPASVSGESPGGVPKPAVGGRGSCSCDASPARSLTRSSTYTKLSDQALADRNSNGQDFPCLSGDGTQDSGIVCGESSVPSRADLLLEAAFLSEETASLLNSYTQAFAHSLPIPLPHSLPHTFSQTLPHSFPHNLSHSVPHTMPHSATYDSVCTGERMAPFRCGLGGVGCISHPCLSHHHLYLHPLRETGIQTESCPIPATAGYPSDLDTIAEQRTFRSQACSPTSTWMSDEGEEELDSITTTTSVTTATVMSTATEPIPVSRTPSVPTLPRSATVACSMDSPLCAGKDEVEEEEKQEREKREKELPTPEKQEKTLVIRLAEEGQLSQTTLVKGNEGEAEHEVEEDVSAKGCDLSETSAGIEGNLTFGGCCGEGKLSGTSVANLKLEDMHQESGVSAGTTQVETTEPTPSAPGFSPGTEQPHTSQPRSSASHMELAGVTVVEVHDEDNDEDETEEQSTTGGATAEGGDPSGPGTIEKSYWSRHFLVDLLAVAIPVVPTVAWLCRGPVRGGQPMYHIGSLLRGCCTVALHSLRRGGGLRHYPAGGGDLGGSLI, from the exons ATGTCTGCCCCTGCACCAGCCAGTAGGAGGTCTGGGTTGGGCTCTCGCCG GTTTGACTATTGCAGGTTCATAGAACTTGACTACGTCCCCATGGAGACAGGCTATATGGTGTCAATGCGCCCGACTAAAGGCCTTGCAGCAACAAAATCGCCGACTAAAGGATACACTTCCACCAAGTCTCCTGATCGCCACAGCCGCTCTTCAAACTCTCCCTCAACCCCTAATTCCCG GCGGACACCAGCCCAGCCCAGTAATAGAGATCCTTATGGCAACACctccctcagcagcagcagcaactcAGGCTCTTGTAAAGGCAGCGACTGCAGCCCAACCAAAGG ACGTCATAAAAAGTATGGTTCATGTACGGAAAACCATGGTATCAGACCCCCACCACCAGAGCAGTACCTTACACCTCTGCAACAGAAAGAGGTGTGTATACGACACCTGCGGGCCAGGCTAAAGGAAACCATCACCACTCTGCAAGACAG GGACACAGAGATAGATGAGCTGAGAGGCCAACTCTACAGGATGCAAGAGGACTGGGTTGAGGAGGAATGTCACCGTGTGGAAGCTCAGCTGGCCCTGAAAGAGGCGCGCCTGGAGATCCAGCAGCTCAAACAGGCTGTGGACACTGTTCGTGCCAGGCTCAGTGATGCTGGGGGGCTAAGTGGGGATGTAAGTGTCCAGAAGTACTTTCAGGACATCAACACCCAAAACCACAAGCTTGAGAACCTTTTGCTCAACATGGAGATAGCCCAGGCTGGATTAGCCAAGGAGGGGGAAGCAATACCAGGCTTTCGGATGCGTGTTGGTGGTTCAGCCCCAGCATCTGTATCAGGTGAAAGTCCAGGGGGTGTACCCAAACCAGCAGTAGGTGGGAGAGGGTCTTGCTCCTGTGATGCTTCCCCAGCCCGTTCTCTGACAAGGAGCTCCACCTACACTAAGCTGAGCGATCAAGCACTGGCGGACCGGAACAGCAATGGCCAAGACTTTCCTTGTCTTTCAGGTGATGGTACCCAGGACAGCGGCATTGTGTGCGGTGAGAGCAGTGTCCCCAGCCGGGCCGACCTGCTGCTGGAAGCTGCTTTCCTTTCTGAGGAAACAGCATCTTTACTCAACTCCTACACACAGGCATTTGCCCACTCTCTGCCCATCCCTCTGCCCCACTCACTGCCTCACACTTTCTCCCAAACCTTACCTCATTCTTTCCCTCACAATTTGTCCCACTCTGTGCCCCACACTATGCCGCATTCCGCTACCTATGACAGTGTGTGCACAGGCGAGCGAATGGCACCTTTTCGCTGCGGCCTGGGTGGAGTAGGCTGTATTAGCCATCCATGCCTGTCTCACCACCACCTCTACCTGCACCCCTTGCGTGAAACAGGCATTCAGACAGAAAGCTGCCCCATTCCTGCAACTGCAGGTTACCCATCTGATCTGGACACTATTGCTGAGCAACGCACTTTCCGCTCCCAGGCCTGCAGCCCCACCTCCACCTGGATGTCtgatgagggggaggaggagttGGACTCAATTACCACTACAACTTCAGTTACCACAGCAACAGTCATGAGCACGGCCACAGAGCCGATTCCAGTGTCCAGAACACCGTCTGTCCCTACCTTGCCCCGGTCTGCAACTGTAGCATGTTCAATGGATAGTCCTCTGTGTGCGGGGAAAGatgaagtggaggaagaggaaaagcaggagagagagaaaagagagaaggagctTCCAACTCCAGAaaagcaggagaaaacattAGTGATCAGACTGGCAGAAGAAGGGCAGCTGTCGCAAACCACCTTGGTGAAAGGCAATGAGGGGGAAGCTGAGCATGAGGTGGAAGAGGATGTTTCAGCAAAAGGTTGTGATTTATCAGAGACATCAGCAGGGATAGAGGGTAATCTAACATTTGGCGGATGCTGTGGAGAAGGCAAACTGAGTGGGACATCAGTTGCAAATCTCAAATTGGAAGACATGCACCAAGAAAGTGGTGTATCAGCAGGAACAACCCAGGTAGAGACAACAGAGCCAACTCCAAGTGCGCCAGGATTCTCGCCAGGCACAGAACAGCCTCACACCTCCCAACCAAGGAGTTCTGCTTCCCACATGGAACTAGCTGGTGTCACTGTAGTCGAGGTCCATGATGAGGACAATGATGAAGATGAAACTGAAGAGCAGAGCACAACAGGGGGCGCCACAGCAGAAGGGGGAGATCCATCTGGTCCTGGGACAATTGAGAAAAGCTACTGGAGTCGACACTTCCTGGTCGATTTGCTAGCAGTGGCCATCCCCGTGGTGCC
- the snphb gene encoding syntaphilin isoform X3, whose amino-acid sequence MSAPAPASRRSGLGSRRRTPAQPSNRDPYGNTSLSSSSNSGSCKGSDCSPTKGRHKKYGSCTENHGIRPPPPEQYLTPLQQKEVCIRHLRARLKETITTLQDRDTEIDELRGQLYRMQEDWVEEECHRVEAQLALKEARLEIQQLKQAVDTVRARLSDAGGLSGDVSVQKYFQDINTQNHKLENLLLNMEIAQAGLAKEGEAIPGFRMRVGGSAPASVSGESPGGVPKPAVGGRGSCSCDASPARSLTRSSTYTKLSDQALADRNSNGQDFPCLSGDGTQDSGIVCGESSVPSRADLLLEAAFLSEETASLLNSYTQAFAHSLPIPLPHSLPHTFSQTLPHSFPHNLSHSVPHTMPHSATYDSVCTGERMAPFRCGLGGVGCISHPCLSHHHLYLHPLRETGIQTESCPIPATAGYPSDLDTIAEQRTFRSQACSPTSTWMSDEGEEELDSITTTTSVTTATVMSTATEPIPVSRTPSVPTLPRSATVACSMDSPLCAGKDEVEEEEKQEREKREKELPTPEKQEKTLVIRLAEEGQLSQTTLVKGNEGEAEHEVEEDVSAKGCDLSETSAGIEGNLTFGGCCGEGKLSGTSVANLKLEDMHQESGVSAGTTQVETTEPTPSAPGFSPGTEQPHTSQPRSSASHMELAGVTVVEVHDEDNDEDETEEQSTTGGATAEGGDPSGPGTIEKSYWSRHFLVDLLAVAIPVVPTVAWLCRGPVRGGQPMYHIGSLLRGCCTVALHSLRRGGGLRHYPAGGGDLGGSLI is encoded by the exons ATGTCTGCCCCTGCACCAGCCAGTAGGAGGTCTGGGTTGGGCTCTCGCCG GCGGACACCAGCCCAGCCCAGTAATAGAGATCCTTATGGCAACACctccctcagcagcagcagcaactcAGGCTCTTGTAAAGGCAGCGACTGCAGCCCAACCAAAGG ACGTCATAAAAAGTATGGTTCATGTACGGAAAACCATGGTATCAGACCCCCACCACCAGAGCAGTACCTTACACCTCTGCAACAGAAAGAGGTGTGTATACGACACCTGCGGGCCAGGCTAAAGGAAACCATCACCACTCTGCAAGACAG GGACACAGAGATAGATGAGCTGAGAGGCCAACTCTACAGGATGCAAGAGGACTGGGTTGAGGAGGAATGTCACCGTGTGGAAGCTCAGCTGGCCCTGAAAGAGGCGCGCCTGGAGATCCAGCAGCTCAAACAGGCTGTGGACACTGTTCGTGCCAGGCTCAGTGATGCTGGGGGGCTAAGTGGGGATGTAAGTGTCCAGAAGTACTTTCAGGACATCAACACCCAAAACCACAAGCTTGAGAACCTTTTGCTCAACATGGAGATAGCCCAGGCTGGATTAGCCAAGGAGGGGGAAGCAATACCAGGCTTTCGGATGCGTGTTGGTGGTTCAGCCCCAGCATCTGTATCAGGTGAAAGTCCAGGGGGTGTACCCAAACCAGCAGTAGGTGGGAGAGGGTCTTGCTCCTGTGATGCTTCCCCAGCCCGTTCTCTGACAAGGAGCTCCACCTACACTAAGCTGAGCGATCAAGCACTGGCGGACCGGAACAGCAATGGCCAAGACTTTCCTTGTCTTTCAGGTGATGGTACCCAGGACAGCGGCATTGTGTGCGGTGAGAGCAGTGTCCCCAGCCGGGCCGACCTGCTGCTGGAAGCTGCTTTCCTTTCTGAGGAAACAGCATCTTTACTCAACTCCTACACACAGGCATTTGCCCACTCTCTGCCCATCCCTCTGCCCCACTCACTGCCTCACACTTTCTCCCAAACCTTACCTCATTCTTTCCCTCACAATTTGTCCCACTCTGTGCCCCACACTATGCCGCATTCCGCTACCTATGACAGTGTGTGCACAGGCGAGCGAATGGCACCTTTTCGCTGCGGCCTGGGTGGAGTAGGCTGTATTAGCCATCCATGCCTGTCTCACCACCACCTCTACCTGCACCCCTTGCGTGAAACAGGCATTCAGACAGAAAGCTGCCCCATTCCTGCAACTGCAGGTTACCCATCTGATCTGGACACTATTGCTGAGCAACGCACTTTCCGCTCCCAGGCCTGCAGCCCCACCTCCACCTGGATGTCtgatgagggggaggaggagttGGACTCAATTACCACTACAACTTCAGTTACCACAGCAACAGTCATGAGCACGGCCACAGAGCCGATTCCAGTGTCCAGAACACCGTCTGTCCCTACCTTGCCCCGGTCTGCAACTGTAGCATGTTCAATGGATAGTCCTCTGTGTGCGGGGAAAGatgaagtggaggaagaggaaaagcaggagagagagaaaagagagaaggagctTCCAACTCCAGAaaagcaggagaaaacattAGTGATCAGACTGGCAGAAGAAGGGCAGCTGTCGCAAACCACCTTGGTGAAAGGCAATGAGGGGGAAGCTGAGCATGAGGTGGAAGAGGATGTTTCAGCAAAAGGTTGTGATTTATCAGAGACATCAGCAGGGATAGAGGGTAATCTAACATTTGGCGGATGCTGTGGAGAAGGCAAACTGAGTGGGACATCAGTTGCAAATCTCAAATTGGAAGACATGCACCAAGAAAGTGGTGTATCAGCAGGAACAACCCAGGTAGAGACAACAGAGCCAACTCCAAGTGCGCCAGGATTCTCGCCAGGCACAGAACAGCCTCACACCTCCCAACCAAGGAGTTCTGCTTCCCACATGGAACTAGCTGGTGTCACTGTAGTCGAGGTCCATGATGAGGACAATGATGAAGATGAAACTGAAGAGCAGAGCACAACAGGGGGCGCCACAGCAGAAGGGGGAGATCCATCTGGTCCTGGGACAATTGAGAAAAGCTACTGGAGTCGACACTTCCTGGTCGATTTGCTAGCAGTGGCCATCCCCGTGGTGCC